Within the Prevotella scopos JCM 17725 genome, the region TAACGGTAAGCATGGTAAGGGTGATGTAATCTATAACACACCAACTCCATACTTAGATTATTTGAACGCAGTTAGTGCACACTCTGAGTTGCAGGCATCAGGTGAAGATGTCGGTCTGCCAGATGGTCAGATGGGTAACTCTGAGGTTGGTCACTTGAATATAGGTGCAGGTCGTATTGTTTATCAGGACCTCGTTAAGATTAACAAAGCTTGTCAGAGCGGTGACATTTTGAAGAACCAAGATATTATTGCTGCATATAGCTATGCACAAAAGAATGGTAAGAAACTTCACTTGATGGGTCTGACCTCTACGGGTGGTGTTCACTCTTCACTTGATCACCTCTTCAAGCTCATCGAGATTGGTAAGGAGTACAACCTTAAGGACGTTTACGTTCATTGTTTTATGGACGGACGTGATACAGACCCAAAGAGTGGTGCTGGTTTCGTTGCTGACATTCAGAAGGTATGTGATACAAATGACGCACATATCGCTTCAGTCGTTGGTCGTTTCTATGCAATGGACCGTGATAAGCGTTGGGACCGTGTGAAAGAAGCGTACGACTTGCTCGTTGAGGGTAAGGGTACCCCTGCTACTGACATGGTTAAGGCGATTGAGGCAAGCTATGCAGAAGGTGTGACAGACGAGTTCATCAAGCCTATCACAAACTCTTCTGTGAATGGTAAGATTGAGGAGGGTGACGTAGTTATCTTCATTAACTTCCGTAACGACCGTGCTAAGGAGTTGACATCTGTGCTCACACAGCAGGACCTCCCAGAGGAAGGTATGCACACAATTAAGGATTTGCAGTTCTATTGTATGACTCCATACGATGCAAACTTTAAGAACGTGAATATCCTCTTCCCTAAGGAGAACGTAATGGATACATTAGGCGAATACCTCAGCAAGCTTGGTAAGAAGCAGCTTCATACAGCAGAGACAGAGAAGTACGCACACGTAACCTTCTTCTTTAATGGTGGTCGTGAGCAGCCTTACGAGGGTGAGGACCGTATCTTGGTTCCTTCTCCAAAGGTAGCGACATACGACTTGAAGCCAGAGATGAGTGCCTTTGAGGTGAAGGATAAGCTTGTTGGTGCTATTAATACACAGGAGTATGACTTCATCGTTGTGAACTTTGCTAATGGTGATATGGTGGGTCATACAGGTGTTTACAATGCGATTGCAAAGGCTGTATGGGCTGTTGACCAGTGTGTTAAGGAGGTTGTTGAGGCTGCGAAGGCTAACGATTATGAGACAATCATCATCGCTGACCATGGTAATGCAGACAACGCAATCAATGAGGATGGCAGTCCAAACACTGCTCACTCACTCAACCCAGTACCATTCATCTATGTTACAAACAACAATTCTGCAACAG harbors:
- the gpmI gene encoding 2,3-bisphosphoglycerate-independent phosphoglycerate mutase, which codes for MAKKALLMILDGWGNGKHGKGDVIYNTPTPYLDYLNAVSAHSELQASGEDVGLPDGQMGNSEVGHLNIGAGRIVYQDLVKINKACQSGDILKNQDIIAAYSYAQKNGKKLHLMGLTSTGGVHSSLDHLFKLIEIGKEYNLKDVYVHCFMDGRDTDPKSGAGFVADIQKVCDTNDAHIASVVGRFYAMDRDKRWDRVKEAYDLLVEGKGTPATDMVKAIEASYAEGVTDEFIKPITNSSVNGKIEEGDVVIFINFRNDRAKELTSVLTQQDLPEEGMHTIKDLQFYCMTPYDANFKNVNILFPKENVMDTLGEYLSKLGKKQLHTAETEKYAHVTFFFNGGREQPYEGEDRILVPSPKVATYDLKPEMSAFEVKDKLVGAINTQEYDFIVVNFANGDMVGHTGVYNAIAKAVWAVDQCVKEVVEAAKANDYETIIIADHGNADNAINEDGSPNTAHSLNPVPFIYVTNNNSATVKNGRLADVAPSILHIMGLEQPADMTGENLISDK